From uncultured Pseudodesulfovibrio sp.:
TTCAAGGCTATGGTCATGAATGACTACAGCCCTGCCAAAGTTGAAGCTGCCACCGGTGTTAAAGCCGATATGATGGCTGCTATCGCCAAGGATTTGCTGGTCGCCAGCAACCCTGTGGTTGTTCCCGGTGGTTCTGTTGCCGCACACGGCGCAGCGTTCGCATTGAATCTGCTGCTTGGCGGTGGCATGAAGGTTTTGCCTGAATTTGGCAAAGCTGTCGGTACTGCCATGAGCCGGAGCGAAATGTTGAAAGCGGATATTCTGGAAGGTGTTTCCACCGACTTGCTGTTCGTTTATGAAGCCAATCCAGCTTACGCCCTGCCTGAGCAGGTCAAGGCCGGTTTCACCGTCGCGTTTGACTCGGTTAACACCGAAACTACGGCTGCCGCGAATCTGGTTTTGCCGACCCCGCACTGCTATGAGCGGTTCGAGGATCTGGCATCTCCGTATGGTCTCGCAGTGGGGACGTATTCCTTGGGCGCTCCGGTTTCCAAGGCAACTCTGAATGTCAAGAACGCCGCCGACTTTATCCTCGGTTTGGCTGATCTTGGATTTGAGACTTATGAAGAAGTTCTTGAAGCCAAGGTTGAAGCCATTGGTGCTGACATGGACGAGTTGGTCGAAGGTGGCGCATTTGTCGTTGAAGGCGAAGTGCCGGTTGCTGCCAGCATGGCTGCTAGCGAATTGAGCAAGGCTGCCGTACCCGTCAAGGGTTCCGGTGCCGTGGGACTTGCTCCCTATACATTGCTCAATGTCGGTACCGCCAATCAGGCGACTACCCCTAACGCCCCGTGTACCATCAGCAACAATCAGTTGATCGGTGACCATATGGTCGTCATGATGGCATCTGCCACTGCCAAACAGCTTGGCGTGGACGTTGGCTCCAAGGTGAAACTCTCCGGTGGTACCGGTGAGTGTGAAGCTTTGGTCCAGATCTTCGAAGGCGTCTTGCCCGGCATAGTGGCCGCTCCTCTGGGAATGGGTCACACTGTCGGCGACGAGTTCTCGAAGGGTAAGGGCGATAACGTTTACAAGATTCTCACGGTGAGCTCCGAGGCCGCCGCTGGCGCCTCTACATGGGCCGGTTCCACTGTGAATGTCGCCAAAATCTAGGGGGAACCGACATGCAAACAAAAGAATTCAAAATCAAATGGGGCATGGTCATTGATATTGACAAATGCACCGGCTGCGGCGCCTGTATGGTCGGCTGCCAGGTGGAGAACAATATCGCTCCCATGACCAAGAAAGACCCCTATAACTATGTTCAGGCCTTGACGACGGATCGCGACAATGCGTCCAATAAGCTCAAGACCCTGACTTGGATGAACGTTTACGAACTGTCCAACGGTAAAGCCTTCCCTGAACATGAGACGGCTTACTTGCCCAGACCTTGCATGCAGTGTGGCAACCCCGCTTGTGTGCCTGTTTGTCCGGTCGTTGCCACCGAGAAGAACGAAGAGGGCGGCATTGTATCCCAGATCTACCCCCGTTGTATCGGTTGTAGGTACTGCATGGCTGCATGCCCATATCACGCTCGTTACTTTAACTGGTGGGATCCGCTTTGGCCTGAAGGCATGGACAAGGGGTTGAGCCCGGCCGTGTCTCCTCGTCCTCGTGGCGTGGTTGAGAAGTGTAACTTCTGTCATACCCGTTACATGAATGCCAAGGATCAAGCTCGTCAGAATGGCGAGGACCCGATGAATCTGCCCGATGGCGCATATGTGACCGCTTGCGCAGAAATCTGCCCGACCAAGGCTATCACCTTCGGCGATTTGAATAATCCCGAACATAAGGTGCATGACCTTGCTAAGAGCCCGAAAGCATTCCGTCTGCTTGAGAAACTCGGCCTGGCTCCCCAGGTCTATTACATGAGCAATCGTGAATGGGTCCGCAAGCAGGGTGATAACTACAACGCCGATGGCGGCGGTCACTAGGAGGCTGAACAATGGATAGCAAACTCTTCCCGGAAGGGGTGCAGCGGTGCTCGTTTGGCAAGTTCCTTATTTGGATAGCTGCCATAATGGGCGTTTTCCTCTGGGGGCTCTATGCCGCAGTGCTCGTACTGTATAATGGTATTGGCACCACCGGCCTGGATAACTACTTCGGGTTCGGTGCCTGGATTACCTTTGACCTTGCTGTGATCGCTCTTGGCGCCGGTGCTTTTTTCACCGGTCTGCTCAAGTATATCCTTAAGATCAAACAGCTTGAAAAAATTATTAACCTGACGGTTGTCGTCGGTTTCTGCTGCTATGCAGGTGCCATGCTGGTTCTGGTTCTTGATGTTGGTCAGCCGACCCGTGCATGGTTCGGTTACTGGCATCCTAATGTCCACTCCATGCTGACAGAAGTTATCTTCTGTATCACCTGCTATTTGACTGTTCTGATCATCGAGTTCGTCCCGTTGATTCTTGAGCAGAAGCAGTTGAACAAGATTCCCTTCATTCATGCGTTGGCTCACAACATGCACGTCAACATGGCGTTGTTCGCCGGTATTGGTGCATTCCTGTCCACATTCCACCAGGGTTCCCTGGGTGGTATGTATGGCGTCCTGATCGGTCGTCCTTACGCTTTCCGTGAAGGATTCTTCATCTGGCCATGGACTTTCTTCCTGTTTGTACTCTCCGCAGTTGGTTCCGGTCCGGTTTTCACCGTTCTGATTGCCACCCTCATGGAGAAGATTACAGGTAAGAAACTGGTCGATTTCAAGACCAAGGCTTTGATGGGCAAGATTGCTGGCACCATGCTGTGCGTGTACATGTTCTTCAAGATTCTTGACACGTGGGCATGGGCTTATGGTTACCTGCCTACCGTCGGTTTGACCTTTGACGACATGTTCTATGGCTTTATCTACGGCAAATGGTTGATGTTCTCTGAATTGGTTGTGTGTGGTATTGTGCCAGCTATTATGTTGATTGTTCCGGCCATCCGTAATAATCCGACATTGCTGTATACCGCTGCCATTTTGGACTGCATTGGCGTGTCCCTGAACCGTTATCTCTTTACTGTTCAAACAATTGCCTTCCCGGTTATGCCGTTTGACGATTGGCAAGTGTACTACCCGAACTGGGTTGAGTACGCCACGTCCATCATGATCATAGCCTTTGGCTTTTTGGTCCTGTCATTCGTGTACCGCTACCTCCCTCTGTTTCCGCAAGAGCGTAAATTGAATTAGGGCGTAGCACCCATCACAAAAAATAGACCCGCTCTTCGTGAGCGGGTCTTTTTTTTGTGATGGGTGCTAGACTCAGCTTTCGATAGCGGCGTATCGCCGTCGTTGGGAATGTTGAGTCTGTCCTCCCTGCACCACTCTCGAAAGCCTCACGGTGTGGAGAGGGTCGAGGCACTTCGCTGCTGACTTTTGGGGAAACAGGAAAGAAGAAAAGAGAAATAAGTTTTTTTATAGTGGGATAGTGGATAGTCACGAGCAGAGCGAGCGATATAACGTTTGGGAGAGTCCAGAGAACCCTTTTCAAAGGGTTCTCTGGTCCCGCCGAAGGCGCCCC
This genomic window contains:
- the qrcC gene encoding menaquinone reductase iron-sulfur cluster-binding subunit QrcC; this translates as MQTKEFKIKWGMVIDIDKCTGCGACMVGCQVENNIAPMTKKDPYNYVQALTTDRDNASNKLKTLTWMNVYELSNGKAFPEHETAYLPRPCMQCGNPACVPVCPVVATEKNEEGGIVSQIYPRCIGCRYCMAACPYHARYFNWWDPLWPEGMDKGLSPAVSPRPRGVVEKCNFCHTRYMNAKDQARQNGEDPMNLPDGAYVTACAEICPTKAITFGDLNNPEHKVHDLAKSPKAFRLLEKLGLAPQVYYMSNREWVRKQGDNYNADGGGH
- the qrcD gene encoding menaquinone reductase integral membrane subunit QrcD, yielding MDSKLFPEGVQRCSFGKFLIWIAAIMGVFLWGLYAAVLVLYNGIGTTGLDNYFGFGAWITFDLAVIALGAGAFFTGLLKYILKIKQLEKIINLTVVVGFCCYAGAMLVLVLDVGQPTRAWFGYWHPNVHSMLTEVIFCITCYLTVLIIEFVPLILEQKQLNKIPFIHALAHNMHVNMALFAGIGAFLSTFHQGSLGGMYGVLIGRPYAFREGFFIWPWTFFLFVLSAVGSGPVFTVLIATLMEKITGKKLVDFKTKALMGKIAGTMLCVYMFFKILDTWAWAYGYLPTVGLTFDDMFYGFIYGKWLMFSELVVCGIVPAIMLIVPAIRNNPTLLYTAAILDCIGVSLNRYLFTVQTIAFPVMPFDDWQVYYPNWVEYATSIMIIAFGFLVLSFVYRYLPLFPQERKLN
- the qrcB gene encoding menaquinone reductase molybdopterin-binding-like subunit QrcB produces the protein MSVARRAFIQMSVGATVGILFTPTVWKALDDVSIWTQNWPWIPTLKYGEVKGTPTVSKMCESGCAVKVRTVAGEAFGVEGNMENPLSGGGVCPLCANGVQVMNSPSRIKAPMLDGEEISWEKAQEVVAEKLEAAGSKVAVISGDQTGTVNEVFSALLTDKGSDAFYTMPCDMQAADKAWSGLMGGSGQVGYDLENADVVLLAGADALESWGPTVANLKAFAANESGKFYFAGPLQTKTASVTDKWVPVPAEGMAAFTLGIAYYVLQSGKTTAAADFGQFKAMVMNDYSPAKVEAATGVKADMMAAIAKDLLVASNPVVVPGGSVAAHGAAFALNLLLGGGMKVLPEFGKAVGTAMSRSEMLKADILEGVSTDLLFVYEANPAYALPEQVKAGFTVAFDSVNTETTAAANLVLPTPHCYERFEDLASPYGLAVGTYSLGAPVSKATLNVKNAADFILGLADLGFETYEEVLEAKVEAIGADMDELVEGGAFVVEGEVPVAASMAASELSKAAVPVKGSGAVGLAPYTLLNVGTANQATTPNAPCTISNNQLIGDHMVVMMASATAKQLGVDVGSKVKLSGGTGECEALVQIFEGVLPGIVAAPLGMGHTVGDEFSKGKGDNVYKILTVSSEAAAGASTWAGSTVNVAKI